Proteins encoded together in one Lathyrus oleraceus cultivar Zhongwan6 chromosome 5, CAAS_Psat_ZW6_1.0, whole genome shotgun sequence window:
- the LOC127086307 gene encoding uncharacterized protein LOC127086307, which translates to MAKKFHFLVQYKELVKNLRSTTTPKAAIVNHFSITKQTHLHTQGGDPLVGPGNQGSENPSEVLGNVEETIGKESVETACDETKKTIPLVTDTTTAEADMNVVDTVEYRSREGLVGQLGDGCDNVRF; encoded by the exons ATGGCAAAGAAATTTCATTTTCTTGTGCAGTATAAAGAATTGGTCAAAAATCTCCGATCAACTACTACTCCTAAAGCTGCTATAGTTAACCACTTCTCAATTACAAAACAAACTCATTTGCATACTCAA GGTGGTGATCCATTAGTAGGACCAGGAAATCAAGGGTCAGAGAACCCAAGCGAGGTTCTGGGAAATGTTGAAGAAACCATAGGTAAGGAAAGTGTGGAGACTGCATGTGATGAAACAAAGAAAACTATACCATTAGTGACAGATACAACCACTGCAGAAGCTGATATGAACGTTGTGGACACAGTGGAGTATAGAAGTAGGGAAGGTTTGGTAGGGCAACTTGGAGATGGCTGTGATAATGTTCGGTTCTAA